The Verrucomicrobiia bacterium genome includes a window with the following:
- a CDS encoding metal-sensitive transcriptional regulator, with translation MKRTHNRPGLEKRALVVRLRRIKGQIEAIEKMVEADTDCSDLLMQVVAARRALKSFSEEILESHMHSCIEQAASPTEGRASLRSLLTVLERYVA, from the coding sequence ATGAAACGCACGCATAACCGTCCGGGATTGGAAAAGAGGGCTCTCGTGGTCCGTCTGCGAAGAATCAAGGGGCAGATTGAAGCCATTGAAAAAATGGTCGAAGCCGACACTGATTGTTCCGATTTGCTGATGCAAGTCGTCGCCGCGCGGCGGGCGTTGAAATCGTTCAGCGAGGAAATTCTCGAATCGCACATGCACTCGTGCATTGAACAGGCGGCCAGCCCAACTGAAGGGCGCGCCAGCCTGCGATCGTTGCTCACCGTTCTGGAACGCTACGTCGCTTAG
- the mgtA gene encoding magnesium-translocating P-type ATPase, producing MPAENLNAQRTADLVRDAAMKDVSETLQRLGTAVEGLSEEEAAERLEVFGPNEVAQERKHEWLHRLWVAVRNPLVILLTVLATLSFLTDDIAGGTVMMVMVILGVSLRFIQETKAGNAAAKLKAMITVTATVLRDGKQKEIPLQQLVPGDIIKLSAGDMIPGDVRLVTAKDLFIIQATLTGESLPVEKTDARDARENISNIERTNLCFLGTSVESGAATGVIVATGTQTYFGKMASSLAGQHPDTAFDKGVKRFVWLMLTFMLIMVPMVFLINGIMKHNWRDAFFFAMAVAVGLTPEMLPMIVSVCLSKGALAMSKKKVIVKKLNSIQNFGAMDVLCTDKTGTLTIDRVILELHCDVFKNESEAVLRDAYLISHFQTGLKNVLDRAVLHHKELHGEHGIEKYKMVDEIPFDFSRRMMSVAIGCPNGDRQLLTKGAPEAVFAKCTHFLSDDEMFPMEPILVGDLIEQVNSLSEDGFRVLAVATKKLGASQTTFAKSDECDLCLTGYLAFLDPPKESASKAIEALRQHGVTVKVLTGDNDLVTRKVCSEVGIHAEKILLGSQVENLTDEQLAKEVESTDVFARLSPAHKKRVVQALQRNKHVVGFMGDGINDAPALRAADVGLSVDNAVDIAKESADMILLEKNLMVLEEGVIEGRKVFANILKYIRMGASSNFGNMFSVLGASAWLPFLPMQPIQVLTNNLLYDFSQVPIPTDNVGEQFTAKPRPWHMGEIAKFIIFIGPISSIFDYTTYFLMWFFFKCGNLALAAPPELAARFAHAPDADHTYAAALFSTGWFVESLMTQTLIVHVIRTNLIPFIQSRASWQLTLTTVTIMGVGAALPFSPLARYLGFVPLPWQFWPFLALTLVCYVALTQVIKTFLVRKSWI from the coding sequence ATGCCAGCCGAAAATCTCAATGCCCAGCGCACTGCGGATCTCGTGCGCGACGCGGCCATGAAGGACGTTTCCGAGACTTTGCAACGGCTCGGCACGGCGGTGGAAGGCTTGAGCGAAGAGGAGGCGGCGGAGCGGTTGGAAGTTTTTGGCCCCAACGAAGTCGCACAGGAGCGGAAGCACGAATGGCTGCATCGCTTGTGGGTGGCGGTGCGCAATCCGCTGGTGATTTTGCTGACGGTGCTGGCCACGCTTTCTTTTCTCACGGATGACATCGCCGGCGGCACGGTGATGATGGTGATGGTGATCCTTGGCGTTTCGCTGCGTTTCATCCAGGAAACCAAGGCAGGCAACGCAGCGGCGAAACTCAAGGCGATGATCACCGTCACCGCCACGGTTTTGCGCGACGGCAAGCAAAAGGAAATTCCGCTGCAACAACTCGTTCCGGGCGACATCATCAAACTCTCCGCCGGCGACATGATCCCCGGCGACGTGCGGCTCGTGACGGCGAAGGATTTGTTCATCATCCAGGCGACGCTCACCGGCGAATCGTTGCCGGTGGAAAAAACCGATGCCCGCGACGCGCGCGAAAATATTTCCAATATCGAGCGCACGAACCTTTGCTTTCTCGGCACGAGCGTGGAGAGCGGCGCGGCGACGGGCGTCATCGTGGCGACCGGCACGCAAACTTATTTCGGCAAGATGGCCAGCAGCCTTGCCGGGCAGCATCCCGATACCGCGTTCGACAAGGGCGTGAAACGCTTCGTGTGGCTGATGCTCACGTTCATGCTGATAATGGTACCGATGGTGTTTCTCATCAACGGCATCATGAAGCATAACTGGAGGGACGCCTTTTTCTTCGCGATGGCCGTCGCGGTGGGACTCACGCCGGAAATGCTGCCGATGATTGTTTCCGTCTGCCTCTCCAAGGGCGCGCTCGCGATGTCGAAGAAAAAAGTCATCGTCAAAAAACTTAATTCGATCCAGAACTTCGGCGCGATGGACGTGCTGTGCACCGACAAGACCGGCACGCTCACCATTGACCGCGTCATCCTGGAATTGCATTGCGATGTTTTCAAAAACGAGAGCGAAGCGGTGTTGCGCGACGCGTATCTCATCAGCCATTTCCAGACGGGATTGAAAAACGTGCTCGACCGCGCAGTGCTTCATCACAAGGAATTGCACGGCGAACATGGCATCGAGAAATACAAAATGGTGGACGAAATCCCGTTCGATTTTTCGCGCCGCATGATGTCCGTCGCGATCGGATGCCCGAACGGCGACCGGCAGTTGCTCACCAAGGGCGCCCCCGAGGCGGTGTTTGCCAAGTGCACGCATTTTTTGAGCGACGATGAAATGTTTCCGATGGAACCCATCCTCGTCGGCGATTTGATCGAGCAAGTGAATTCGCTGAGTGAAGACGGTTTTCGCGTGCTCGCCGTGGCGACGAAAAAATTGGGCGCGAGCCAGACGACTTTTGCCAAATCCGATGAGTGCGATTTGTGCCTCACGGGGTATCTCGCGTTTCTCGACCCGCCGAAAGAGAGCGCGTCCAAGGCCATCGAAGCGCTGCGCCAACACGGTGTCACTGTGAAAGTGCTTACGGGGGATAATGATTTGGTCACGCGAAAAGTTTGCAGTGAAGTGGGCATTCACGCGGAAAAGATTTTGCTCGGCAGCCAGGTTGAGAATTTAACCGACGAACAGTTGGCGAAGGAAGTTGAGTCCACGGACGTTTTCGCGCGCCTCTCGCCCGCGCACAAAAAACGCGTTGTCCAGGCGTTGCAACGGAACAAGCACGTCGTGGGTTTCATGGGCGATGGCATTAATGACGCGCCGGCGTTGCGCGCGGCGGATGTCGGACTCTCAGTGGACAACGCCGTGGACATCGCGAAGGAATCGGCGGACATGATCCTGCTGGAAAAAAATTTGATGGTGCTCGAAGAAGGCGTGATCGAGGGACGCAAGGTGTTCGCGAATATTTTGAAATACATCCGCATGGGCGCCAGTTCGAATTTCGGCAATATGTTCAGCGTGCTCGGCGCGAGCGCGTGGCTGCCGTTTTTGCCGATGCAACCGATCCAGGTGCTCACGAACAATCTGCTCTATGATTTTTCGCAGGTGCCGATTCCGACGGACAACGTCGGCGAACAATTCACGGCCAAGCCGCGTCCATGGCACATGGGCGAAATCGCGAAGTTCATTATTTTCATCGGGCCGATCAGTTCGATCTTCGATTACACGACGTATTTTTTGATGTGGTTCTTTTTCAAGTGCGGGAATCTTGCGCTCGCGGCTCCGCCGGAATTGGCCGCGCGTTTTGCGCATGCACCCGACGCCGATCATACTTATGCCGCCGCGCTGTTCAGCACCGGCTGGTTCGTGGAATCATTGATGACGCAAACGCTCATCGTCCACGTCATCCGCACGAACTTGATTCCATTCATCCAATCGCGCGCGAGCTGGCAACTCACTTTGACGACCGTGACCATCATGGGCGTCGGCGCGGCGCTGCCGTTTTCGCCGCTGGCGAGATACTTGGGCTTCGTGCCGCTGCCGTGGCAGTTCTGGCCGTTCCTCGCATTGACGCTGGTCTGCTACGTGGCGCTCACTCAGGTCATCAAGACGTTTCTCGTGCGCAAGTCGTGGATCTGA
- the trpB gene encoding tryptophan synthase subunit beta, producing the protein MSAIASSTVPDAQGHFGPYGGRYVPETLMHPLQELEQEYFRSQHDPEFQRELQYYLREFCGRPTPLYFAERLTRELGGAKIYLKREDLLHTGAHKINNAMGQILLAKRMGKTRIIAETGAGQHGVATATVSAMFGLKCVIYMGEVDCQRQSLNVYRMKMLGAEVVSVKAGQKTLKEAVNEAMRDWVTNVRSTHYILGTAYGAHPYPVMVRNFQRVIGDEARRQILEQEERLPDLLIACVGGGSNAIGLFYPFLDDASVKMVGVEAGGLGIQPEKHAARFQGGSLGVLQGTRSYILQDENGQIQLTHSVSAGLDYAAVGPEHAWLRDANRVEYTYATDAKALEAFQKLARLEGIIPALESSHAVAEVIARAPKMRPDNLIIVNLSGRGDKDVAQAADKIGLKMPE; encoded by the coding sequence ATGAGTGCCATAGCCAGTTCGACAGTGCCCGACGCCCAGGGACATTTCGGTCCTTACGGCGGGCGTTACGTGCCCGAGACTTTGATGCATCCACTCCAGGAGTTGGAGCAGGAATATTTTCGCTCGCAGCATGACCCGGAATTCCAGCGCGAATTGCAATATTACCTGCGCGAATTTTGCGGACGCCCCACCCCGCTCTACTTTGCCGAACGCCTCACGCGCGAACTCGGCGGCGCGAAAATTTATCTCAAGCGCGAAGACTTGCTGCATACCGGCGCGCACAAGATCAACAACGCTATGGGCCAAATCCTTTTGGCCAAGCGCATGGGCAAAACCCGCATCATCGCCGAGACCGGCGCAGGCCAGCATGGCGTGGCCACCGCGACCGTTAGCGCCATGTTCGGCTTGAAGTGCGTCATCTACATGGGCGAAGTGGATTGCCAGCGTCAATCGCTCAATGTCTATCGCATGAAAATGCTCGGCGCGGAAGTCGTCTCAGTGAAGGCCGGGCAAAAAACTTTAAAGGAAGCCGTCAACGAAGCCATGCGCGACTGGGTTACGAATGTGCGCTCGACGCATTACATTCTCGGCACGGCGTATGGCGCGCATCCCTATCCGGTGATGGTGCGAAATTTTCAGCGCGTCATCGGCGACGAAGCACGCCGGCAAATCCTCGAACAGGAAGAGCGCTTGCCGGACTTGCTCATCGCGTGCGTCGGTGGCGGCTCGAATGCCATCGGCCTTTTCTATCCGTTCCTCGACGACGCTTCCGTTAAAATGGTTGGCGTGGAGGCGGGCGGCCTCGGTATCCAACCGGAAAAACACGCGGCCAGATTTCAAGGGGGTTCGCTCGGCGTCCTTCAAGGCACGCGCTCGTATATTTTGCAGGATGAAAACGGCCAAATCCAACTCACCCACAGCGTTTCCGCCGGCTTGGATTACGCCGCCGTCGGCCCTGAACACGCCTGGCTGCGCGATGCCAACCGCGTTGAATACACTTACGCCACCGACGCCAAAGCGCTCGAAGCTTTTCAAAAATTGGCGCGACTCGAAGGCATCATTCCCGCGCTCGAATCCTCCCACGCCGTTGCCGAAGTCATCGCGCGCGCGCCAAAGATGCGTCCCGACAATTTGATCATCGTCAACCTCTCCGGCCGCGGCGACAAAGATGTTGCCCAAGCGGCGGATAAGATTGGTTTGAAGATGCCGGAGTGA
- a CDS encoding UTP--glucose-1-phosphate uridylyltransferase has product MSQANAIAEFENKMRAARVSEAAIRAFRHSYENLAAGKTGLLPESEIEPVASLPSFEKLDSTSSDGALLAQVVVLKLNGGLGTGMGLEKAKSLLRIKDDLTFLDFIARQILHLREKHKSPLRFLLMNSFSTSRDTLDFLKKYPALGESAQLELMQSAVPKVDAQSLRPIVWPRHPEMEWCPPGHGDLYPSLLGSGLLEQLLGVGVKYLFVSNSDNLGASLDLKLLNYFATSDQDFLMEVCERTASDRKGGHLAQRGGKLLLRESAQCPEADAASFQDIGRHRFFNTNNLWVRLDRLKKLLDVSGGFIPLPIIKNAKTVDPRDKTSPKVFQLETAMGAAIECFERTGAIVVPRTRFAPVKTTADLLALRSDAYEITEDWRLVLSPSCNGVPPTIDLDDNYKMVDQLDAALVEGVPSLKHCQKLTIRGGFKFSSQNVFSGEVALNNATTARVVVSAENTAT; this is encoded by the coding sequence ATGAGCCAAGCCAATGCCATTGCTGAGTTTGAAAATAAAATGCGCGCAGCCCGCGTGAGCGAGGCGGCCATTCGCGCGTTTCGCCACAGCTACGAAAATCTTGCCGCGGGCAAAACCGGATTGCTGCCCGAATCAGAAATCGAACCCGTCGCGAGTTTGCCGAGTTTTGAAAAATTGGATTCCACTTCTTCGGATGGTGCGTTGCTCGCGCAAGTGGTGGTTTTGAAACTGAACGGCGGCCTGGGCACGGGCATGGGTTTGGAGAAAGCCAAGTCGCTGTTGCGCATCAAAGACGACCTGACATTTCTGGATTTCATCGCGCGGCAGATTTTACATTTGCGCGAGAAACACAAATCGCCGTTGCGCTTTTTGTTGATGAACAGTTTCAGCACGAGCCGGGACACGCTGGATTTTTTGAAGAAATATCCCGCGCTGGGCGAGTCCGCGCAGCTTGAGTTGATGCAGAGCGCGGTGCCGAAGGTGGATGCGCAATCGCTTCGCCCGATTGTCTGGCCGAGGCATCCTGAAATGGAATGGTGTCCGCCGGGGCATGGGGATTTGTATCCGTCGCTGCTCGGTTCGGGGTTGCTGGAGCAACTGCTCGGCGTGGGCGTGAAATATTTGTTCGTTTCCAATTCCGATAATCTCGGCGCGAGTTTGGATTTAAAGCTGCTGAATTATTTCGCGACGAGCGATCAGGATTTTCTCATGGAAGTGTGCGAACGCACGGCGTCGGACCGCAAGGGCGGGCATCTGGCGCAACGCGGCGGGAAATTGCTTTTGCGCGAATCCGCGCAATGTCCGGAAGCAGATGCGGCATCGTTCCAGGACATCGGGAGGCATCGGTTTTTCAACACGAACAATCTTTGGGTGCGGCTCGACCGGCTCAAGAAATTACTCGATGTCAGCGGCGGTTTTATTCCGCTGCCGATCATCAAGAATGCGAAGACGGTGGACCCGCGCGACAAGACTTCGCCGAAAGTTTTTCAACTGGAAACGGCGATGGGCGCGGCGATTGAATGTTTCGAGCGGACGGGAGCCATTGTCGTGCCGCGCACGCGATTTGCGCCGGTGAAGACCACCGCAGATCTGCTGGCATTGCGGTCGGATGCTTATGAAATCACGGAAGACTGGCGTTTGGTGCTCTCGCCGAGTTGCAATGGTGTGCCGCCGACGATTGATCTGGATGACAATTATAAGATGGTGGATCAGTTGGATGCCGCGCTCGTGGAGGGCGTGCCGTCCCTGAAACACTGCCAAAAATTGACAATACGGGGCGGGTTCAAGTTCAGTTCGCAGAATGTTTTTAGCGGCGAAGTTGCGTTAAATAATGCCACAACGGCGCGCGTGGTGGTTTCGGCCGAAAACACCGCGACTTGA
- a CDS encoding transcriptional repressor, with the protein MSVAVKNAAKEKFMHFLAHKHLRITSQRQAIVDTVFGTEEHFTAEQLLEWSRRKDKSVSRATVYRTLPLLTESGLVREMDFGKDYKFYDPNYAEHPNHNHIICNDCEKIVEFESDKIEKLEGEITRRLGFSIKTQRLQITGSCEELKKLGACKKKSGC; encoded by the coding sequence ATGTCAGTTGCCGTCAAAAATGCCGCCAAGGAGAAGTTCATGCACTTCCTCGCGCATAAGCATCTCCGCATCACTTCACAGCGGCAGGCGATCGTGGACACCGTTTTCGGCACCGAAGAACATTTCACAGCGGAACAACTTCTCGAATGGTCACGGCGCAAGGACAAATCGGTTTCCCGCGCCACCGTCTATCGCACCCTGCCCCTGCTCACCGAGAGCGGACTCGTGCGCGAAATGGATTTCGGCAAGGACTATAAATTTTACGATCCCAACTACGCCGAGCATCCCAACCACAATCACATCATCTGCAACGATTGTGAAAAAATCGTGGAATTCGAGAGCGACAAGATCGAAAAACTTGAAGGCGAAATCACCCGCCGCCTCGGTTTCTCCATCAAGACCCAGCGCTTGCAGATCACCGGCAGTTGCGAAGAGCTAAAGAAGCTCGGCGCCTGCAAAAAAAAGAGCGGCTGCTGA
- a CDS encoding competence/damage-inducible protein A — MNIEIINTGSELMLGFVLNTHQQWLCRKLSDAGYDVTRQVAIADTGRAIQQAVREALGRADFAIVTGGLGPTSDDITRDLIAELLGKKLQLDADILTKLENFFAERKRPMPANTKVQAQVPEGAIVLPNAHGTAPGLAMEISPNPFRADGKASWLVMLPGPPRELRPMFTDQALPLLREKLPLSDIFVCRTLRTTGMGESFVEEKIADALKPLMVDGLGLGYCAHHGAVDVRLVARGTNANTMVSDGEAIIREKLDAHVFGTGDEELSDVVVRLLTERKETLVLAESCTGGYVANRITDVPGASAVFLCGLVTYSNEAKRQLLGVKAETLAKHGAVSQETAREMAEGARMRYMADYAISITGIAGPSGGTTEKPVGTVFMALAMNHHSFSMKAINRYDRPTFKDITCRQALELLRRALLAAAVKK; from the coding sequence GTGAATATTGAGATCATTAATACGGGGAGTGAGTTGATGCTGGGGTTTGTTTTGAACACGCATCAGCAGTGGCTTTGCCGGAAGCTTTCTGACGCGGGTTATGATGTCACGCGGCAGGTGGCGATTGCGGACACGGGCAGGGCGATTCAACAGGCGGTGCGTGAAGCTTTGGGACGCGCGGATTTTGCGATTGTAACGGGCGGACTGGGGCCGACTTCGGATGATATCACGCGGGATTTAATCGCGGAATTGCTCGGTAAAAAGTTGCAGCTTGATGCGGATATTCTCACAAAACTGGAAAATTTTTTCGCGGAGCGCAAACGTCCGATGCCCGCAAACACCAAAGTGCAGGCACAAGTTCCCGAGGGCGCGATCGTGCTGCCGAATGCGCATGGCACGGCGCCGGGGCTGGCAATGGAGATCAGCCCGAATCCATTTCGCGCTGACGGCAAGGCGAGCTGGTTGGTGATGCTGCCGGGGCCGCCGCGCGAGTTGCGGCCAATGTTCACAGACCAAGCGCTGCCGTTGCTGCGCGAGAAACTTCCGCTGAGCGATATTTTTGTTTGCCGCACGTTGCGCACAACGGGCATGGGGGAATCGTTTGTTGAAGAAAAAATTGCGGACGCGCTCAAGCCGCTGATGGTAGACGGACTTGGGTTGGGTTATTGCGCGCATCACGGGGCGGTGGATGTGCGGCTCGTGGCGCGGGGCACGAATGCGAATACGATGGTGAGCGATGGCGAAGCCATCATTCGCGAGAAACTGGATGCGCATGTTTTCGGCACGGGCGACGAGGAACTCAGCGATGTGGTCGTGCGCCTGTTGACGGAGCGGAAGGAGACGCTGGTGCTAGCGGAATCGTGCACGGGCGGGTATGTGGCGAATCGCATCACGGACGTGCCGGGCGCGTCGGCGGTTTTTTTATGCGGACTGGTGACTTATTCAAACGAGGCGAAGCGTCAACTGCTCGGCGTGAAGGCGGAGACGCTGGCGAAGCATGGGGCGGTGAGCCAGGAAACGGCGCGCGAAATGGCGGAGGGCGCGCGGATGCGTTATATGGCGGACTACGCGATTTCGATCACGGGCATCGCGGGGCCGTCCGGCGGGACGACGGAAAAACCGGTGGGAACGGTCTTCATGGCGCTGGCGATGAACCACCATTCCTTTTCGATGAAAGCGATCAATCGGTACGATCGGCCGACATTCAAAGATATTACGTGCCGGCAGGCGCTGGAATTGTTGCGTCGTGCGTTGCTGGCAGCGGCGGTGAAGAAATAA
- a CDS encoding ferredoxin produces the protein MADMANRYAENVAGKFYVDNQCIDCDLCRETAPDNFTRSDDGGYSYVYKQPGTPEEEARCKEAMEGCPVEAIGNNGE, from the coding sequence ATGGCAGACATGGCAAACAGATACGCAGAAAACGTAGCCGGTAAATTTTACGTGGATAATCAGTGCATTGATTGTGACCTGTGCCGCGAAACGGCCCCGGACAATTTCACCCGCAGCGATGACGGCGGATATTCCTACGTCTATAAGCAGCCTGGCACACCGGAAGAAGAAGCCCGTTGCAAGGAGGCCATGGAAGGCTGCCCCGTCGAAGCCATCGGCAACAACGGCGAATAG
- the pyk gene encoding pyruvate kinase, with protein sequence MRKTKIIATLGPATDSPEMLGRLIDSGLNIFRLNMSHAPHDWTRRVVKDIRAEAAKRGVTVGILMDTQGPAIRTGDLPATIRLKVGDRFTFTVRGAKSSAAYSTSVNYPEFIDDITEGNTVLVDNGAMHMKVLKKAGDEVECEVLTEGDLGSRRHINLPGVKVSLPALTEKDLADIELGMELGVDFIALSFVRAARDIRELKKLVTRENRRRPLIVAKIEDQQAVKNIEAIIHDADAIMVARGDLGIEVPYEELPIIQRRIVKICLRIGRPVIVATHMLESMIHSPVPTRAEVTDVANAVFEQADAIMLSGETTVGKYPLKCMEVFDRIAQRIEQSGGANYWENADLTDPREKMAKSAVVMANELRAQAIISMIRGGSMTRYLSWLRPKYSLIYALGPRQDIAEQLTLNWAVTPVVIPFDPFDLDGNIELALKTLVEKKMLKPGNNVVVVSSIQATNQIVDAVQMRTV encoded by the coding sequence ATGCGTAAAACGAAAATCATCGCCACTCTCGGGCCGGCCACTGATTCACCCGAAATGCTCGGGCGGCTCATTGATTCGGGCCTTAATATTTTTCGGTTGAACATGTCTCATGCGCCGCACGACTGGACGCGTCGCGTGGTGAAGGATATTCGCGCCGAGGCCGCCAAGCGTGGCGTCACGGTCGGCATTTTGATGGACACCCAGGGGCCGGCGATCCGCACGGGAGATTTGCCCGCGACGATCCGCCTGAAAGTGGGCGACCGATTCACCTTCACCGTGCGCGGCGCGAAAAGTTCGGCGGCGTATTCGACGAGCGTGAATTATCCCGAGTTCATTGACGACATCACGGAAGGCAACACCGTGCTCGTGGACAACGGCGCGATGCACATGAAGGTGCTTAAGAAGGCGGGTGACGAGGTGGAATGCGAAGTCCTGACGGAAGGCGATCTTGGCAGCCGCCGACACATCAATTTGCCAGGTGTGAAGGTGAGTTTGCCGGCGCTGACGGAAAAAGATCTGGCCGACATCGAGCTGGGGATGGAATTGGGCGTGGATTTTATCGCGTTGTCGTTCGTGCGCGCGGCGCGGGACATCCGGGAATTGAAAAAGCTGGTGACGCGGGAAAATCGGCGTCGCCCATTGATCGTGGCGAAGATCGAGGACCAGCAAGCCGTTAAAAATATCGAGGCGATCATTCACGACGCGGATGCGATCATGGTGGCGCGCGGGGATTTGGGTATTGAAGTGCCGTACGAAGAATTGCCGATCATTCAGCGGCGCATCGTGAAGATATGTTTGCGCATCGGGCGTCCAGTGATCGTGGCGACGCACATGCTCGAGAGCATGATCCACTCACCGGTGCCGACGCGCGCCGAGGTGACGGATGTGGCGAATGCGGTGTTCGAGCAGGCGGATGCGATCATGTTGAGCGGCGAAACCACAGTGGGAAAATATCCGTTGAAATGCATGGAAGTGTTCGACCGCATCGCGCAACGAATCGAGCAGAGTGGCGGCGCGAATTATTGGGAGAACGCGGACCTGACGGACCCGCGCGAAAAGATGGCCAAGAGCGCGGTGGTGATGGCGAATGAATTGCGCGCGCAGGCGATTATTTCGATGATCCGCGGCGGGAGCATGACGCGTTATCTGTCGTGGTTGCGGCCAAAATATTCGCTGATCTACGCGCTGGGGCCGCGGCAGGACATCGCGGAACAACTGACGCTGAACTGGGCGGTGACGCCGGTGGTGATTCCGTTCGATCCGTTTGATTTGGACGGGAATATCGAATTGGCGTTGAAGACTTTGGTTGAGAAAAAAATGTTGAAGCCGGGAAATAATGTGGTGGTGGTGAGTTCCATTCAGGCGACGAATCAGATTGTGGATGCGGTGCAGATGCGGACGGTGTGA
- a CDS encoding DUF4339 domain-containing protein, which yields MFIIIGADQKEYGPSTADEIREWIQAGRADGRTLAKLEGTSEWKPLAAFPEFAGAGVVGSAPPRISPNYSNDPNTPVLALEPNLNIGECLRRGVSLLGNNFGTLFTGTFLIWLIGLLRYAPPGVDFIYIIIEGVFYGGLYMLFLKCLRGQPARVTEIFSGFGVPFVQLLLTGFLTMFISGLGYFACVLPYIYLKIAWIFALPLVIDKRLEFWTAMQLSRRVVTRVWFKVFILTLVAFAPYILFETFLYLKLWLSLYVKFQAIIGPGVIDYTKFMAAMTDFQKVVEEASKTPAFLKLQGAAEIILLLNLPFATAVLMYAYEALFGPRPAPAA from the coding sequence ATGTTCATCATCATCGGAGCCGACCAAAAGGAATACGGCCCCTCCACCGCCGACGAAATCCGTGAATGGATCCAGGCTGGCCGCGCCGATGGCCGCACGCTCGCCAAGCTCGAAGGCACCAGCGAATGGAAACCGCTCGCCGCCTTCCCCGAATTTGCCGGAGCCGGCGTCGTCGGTTCCGCGCCGCCCAGAATTTCACCGAACTATTCCAACGATCCCAACACCCCCGTCCTCGCGCTCGAACCGAATTTAAACATCGGCGAATGCCTGCGCCGCGGCGTTTCATTGCTCGGCAATAATTTCGGCACGCTCTTTACCGGCACTTTTTTGATCTGGCTGATTGGCCTGTTGCGCTACGCACCGCCCGGCGTGGATTTTATTTATATCATTATTGAAGGCGTGTTTTACGGCGGCCTGTACATGCTTTTTCTCAAGTGCCTTCGCGGACAACCGGCGCGCGTCACCGAAATCTTCAGCGGCTTCGGCGTGCCGTTCGTGCAGTTGCTCCTCACTGGTTTCCTGACCATGTTCATCAGCGGGCTCGGCTACTTTGCCTGCGTCCTGCCCTACATCTATTTGAAAATCGCATGGATATTTGCGCTGCCGCTAGTGATTGACAAGCGGCTCGAATTTTGGACCGCCATGCAACTCAGCCGCCGCGTCGTTACCCGCGTTTGGTTCAAGGTTTTCATCCTCACCCTCGTCGCATTCGCGCCCTATATTCTTTTTGAAACCTTTCTCTATCTCAAATTGTGGCTTTCGCTCTACGTCAAATTCCAGGCCATCATCGGCCCCGGCGTGATTGATTACACAAAATTCATGGCCGCCATGACGGACTTTCAAAAAGTCGTGGAGGAAGCTTCGAAGACGCCCGCGTTCTTGAAGCTTCAGGGCGCCGCCGAAATTATTCTCCTGTTGAACCTCCCTTTCGCCACGGCCGTGCTAATGTATGCCTATGAAGCTCTCTTTGGCCCTCGGCCCGCGCCGGCCGCCTAG
- a CDS encoding DUF2752 domain-containing protein, with product MEAPPIIAPAPSPSRSWWWLALAFPALAVAGVLFYFNPSQNSFYPRCSLYVTTGIFCPGCGSSRAAFALLHGHLLTAMHDNLLFVLAMPIIAAYLFLSAKRWLKYEPLPRLILSPLMLKLLIAITVLFTVLRNIPAAPFNWLAPL from the coding sequence ATGGAAGCCCCGCCCATTATCGCGCCCGCGCCATCACCGTCCCGTTCGTGGTGGTGGCTCGCGCTCGCATTTCCCGCGCTCGCCGTGGCAGGGGTGCTGTTTTATTTCAACCCGTCGCAAAATAGTTTCTATCCCCGCTGCTCGCTCTACGTGACCACGGGAATTTTTTGCCCCGGCTGCGGTTCCTCCCGCGCCGCGTTCGCACTTCTGCATGGTCATCTGCTCACCGCTATGCACGACAATCTCCTGTTCGTGCTCGCCATGCCGATCATCGCCGCTTATCTGTTCCTATCCGCAAAACGCTGGCTGAAATACGAGCCATTGCCGCGCCTCATCCTTTCACCGCTCATGTTAAAACTTCTGATCGCCATCACCGTGCTCTTCACCGTCCTGCGAAATATTCCCGCCGCGCCGTTCAACTGGCTCGCTCCCTTGTGA